Proteins from one Ricinus communis isolate WT05 ecotype wild-type chromosome 9, ASM1957865v1, whole genome shotgun sequence genomic window:
- the LOC125371183 gene encoding uncharacterized protein LOC125371183: MPKYVKFLKEILSNKRKLEDLELVTLNAECSVVFQSKIPVKRRDPGSFTIPCLNGDKLKLLALADLEASINLMPSSLFEELGLSTSKLTPTRISIQLVDRTVKYLTGIIEDVLVKVNKFIFHVDFVVMDMNGESDVPLILGRPFLATSKALTDVSSEKLELRVDDESITFDLTKSLRYTYEHDGTVCSIDFINDIVESQLQEIMIDDPLQVAMQENEDNLSNEQVLEQLEHLLAADVNDEKTDGFVDLDRSGEAEAFFGGAARS; the protein is encoded by the coding sequence ATGCCAAAGTATGTgaagtttttaaaagaaattctaagcAATAAGAGGAAGTTAGAGGATTTGGAATTGGTGACCTTGAATGCAGAATGCTCAGtagtgtttcagagcaagatTCCAGTCAAACGACgcgatccagggagttttactataccTTGTTTGAATGgggataaattgaaattgctagcattagctgatttggaAGCTAGCATCAATTTGATGCCTAGTTCATTGTTTGAGGAGTTAGGACTAAGCACTTCTAAGCTAACTCCTACCAGGATTAGTATACAACTAGTAGACAGAACTGTTAAGTACCTGACAGGGATTATAGAGGATGTGCTAGTTAAagttaacaaatttatatttcatgtGGATTTTGTTGTCATGGATATGAATGGTGAGAGTGATGTCCCATTGATCCTAGGTAGACCATTTTTAGCTACATCTAAAGCTTTGACAGATGTTAGTAGCGAAAAGTTGGAActtagggtagatgatgagagCATTACATTTGATTTGACTAAATCCTTGAGATACACATATGAGCATGATGGTACTGTCTGTTCGATTGattttatcaatgatattGTGGAATCTCAATTGCAGGAAATAATgattgatgatcctttgcaagtggcaatgcaagaaaatgagGATAATTTATCCAATGAACAAGTGTTAGAGCAACTAGAGCACTTATTAGCTGCTGATGTTAATGATGAAAAGACTGATGGTTTTGTTGATCTTGACAGGTCAGGAGAAGCCGAAGCCTTCTTTGGAGGAGCAGCCCGttcttga